The genomic region GCGCAGGGCCAGGGCCTCCTGGCTCAGACCCAGCTGCTCACGGTGCCGCCGGACGCTGATCCCCAGGGCGCACTGATCATCGATGACCGTCATGACCACCTCCAACCTGACTGTCAATTAACCTCTATGTGTCAGTATAATCCCTCTCAATGACATATGCTGTCATTTTGTCAGTTGCGTGAAAAGATGCCTTGCCCGCCGGGTTACCGCTCTGGTAACATCGGAACCCGACGTCACAATCTACATGACAGGAACGGGGTTGACCGTTGCGTCGTCATTCCCGTCCCGCAATCCCCTCCTTCAGCCGACGGTTTCCATGCTCGCCAAAATCTACTCCGCCGCCGTCCGCGGCGTCGACGGCTACGTCGTCGAGGTCGAGGCCGACGTCTCCGCTGGCCTGTCGAGCTACTCCACCGTCGGCCTGCCCGACGTCGCCGTGCGGGAATCCAAGGAACGGGTCCAGTCGGCGGTGCGCAATTCCGGCTTCGACTACCCGCCGGGCAGCTACACCATCAACCTGGCCCCCGCCGACGTTAAGAAGGAGGGGCCGGCCTTCGATCTGCCCGTCGCCCTGGCCATCCTGCTGGCCACCCGCCAGTTGATCGCCGTGCGCCGCGACAAGCTGGCCGTCGTCGGCGAGCTCTCTTTGGACGGTGAATTGCGTCCGGTGCGCGGCGTACTACCCCTGGCCGCGGCCCTGGAGCGTGAGGGCTTCGAGGCTCTGATCGTCCCGCCCCAGAACGCCCGCGAAGCCGCCCTCGTCGAGGACCTGAACGTCTACCCGGCCCGGACCCTGGCCGAGGCCGGCGAGTTCATCGAGGGTCGTCTCGAGCTGGAACCCCACCGCGTCGACCTGGAGGACGAGTTCGCCCAGGCCGCCGTCTACGGCGTCGATCTCCAGGACGTCAAGGGACAGGAGCACGCCAAGCGGGCCCTCGAGGTCGCCGCCGCCGGCGGTCACAATCTGCTGATGATCGGCCCTCCCGGCGCCGGCAAGACCATGCTGGCCCGGCGTCTGCCGACGATCCTGCCCGACATGTCCCTCGAAGAGGCCCTGGAGACCACCCGGGTCCACTCCGTCGCCGGCACCCTGCCACCGGAGCGCGCCCTGGTCGCCACCCGGCCCTTCCGCTCCCCCCACCACACCATCTCGGCGGCCGGACTGATCGGCGGCGGCAGCTACCCCCGCCCCGGCGAGGTCTCCCTGGCCCACCACGGCGTGCTGTTCCTCGACGAGCTGCCCGAGTTCGAGCGCCGCGTCCTCGAGGTCCTGCGCCAGCCGATGGAGGACC from Candidatus Coatesbacteria bacterium harbors:
- a CDS encoding YifB family Mg chelatase-like AAA ATPase produces the protein MLAKIYSAAVRGVDGYVVEVEADVSAGLSSYSTVGLPDVAVRESKERVQSAVRNSGFDYPPGSYTINLAPADVKKEGPAFDLPVALAILLATRQLIAVRRDKLAVVGELSLDGELRPVRGVLPLAAALEREGFEALIVPPQNAREAALVEDLNVYPARTLAEAGEFIEGRLELEPHRVDLEDEFAQAAVYGVDLQDVKGQEHAKRALEVAAAGGHNLLMIGPPGAGKTMLARRLPTILPDMSLEEALETTRVHSVAGTLPPERALVATRPFRSPHHTISAAGLIGGGSYPRPGEVSLAHHGVLFLDELPEFERRVLEVLRQPMEDRRVTIARAQISLTFPAGFTLVASMNPCPCGYHGDPKHSCTCSPAQIARYRSKISGPLLDRVDIHLEVPAVPYEELAAKSGGEPGEVAKERVNVARRRQRERYAGHGVHSNAGLSSKLIRKFCRPTEQARQLLRQAVDRLGFSARAYDRVLKLSRTIADLEGAEQINAAHVSEGIAYRSLDREFKGGV